One Anser cygnoides isolate HZ-2024a breed goose chromosome 6, Taihu_goose_T2T_genome, whole genome shotgun sequence genomic region harbors:
- the FASTKD1 gene encoding FAST kinase domain-containing protein 1, mitochondrial isoform X3: MLCLRKVCLFPLRRYQARTLSSDLLLSQINNCTHEDEVFSLVGRNKARLSEKHVGIALNVLWQLQKKRPLLLRTSDYVRNHSQFLALCILAENKVQHMEDEVIVDTLYSIQRLNVEDHDSLAEVLVTEAWKRLERLSLPALSKFALCLYKQRRQFSPLIGKIAHIVDMKLDSIEDIRILSVLMISISDVISQSFRDRLLQKAEHLLGEEDEVYFNYAKRVTQFLQNVKLTYYPLLEKCNKIFLKSASQLDLHNISIIFGLYEQLGFDSAEFRLVAKQLLSESIDDYHDPETFAKLFFILGPMAGSKVRERLLVTAAHMAEEFSSHQVLAILKTMQKMRCRNSHLLKKMVSVLHKHLDSYHVLQLIKLTQYLMLLRCHDPELFAKLKMLLFGFLKSSVISADTAATIRVLALLPSSQVEEIIVNKATAILPQCSLYHLNYIATALVKWNHYDQLHWQNTSELCVKLLQKINDCGFQRLHKAGNVNLLLEELTHVNGEWFQEVIREETVATCQRLIDQITWKNVLQLSFFLIKTNHRCPSLLDRIASVTVENTDKIHPFEMYSILCLFSILNYDPPGNEEFFDSCIQHLTSNLSCFETHHLVLLGHVLAVAGYFPPALIKTIFNVSFLSKLDAQLEVLSDTLKQRVRSRLMKLNRAVCLECPEFHIPWFHEHYCHHSFYTGRSRINPLRQHVHKMLAEILGGSHYTRVSVLTPYYYEIDFECILDKNKKPLSYMPQNMLLSALEGIHWRRDIKVEGRKALPPGAQRIALELLDSKAFIKDSHHLKGEAAVKKRHLEMLGYRVIQIPHFEWNSMVLSTKEQR, from the exons ATGCTTTGTTTGAGGAAGGTTTGCTTGTTTCCACTAAGACGTTACCAAGCTCGAACTCTGAGTAGTGATCTGCTTTTGAGCCAGATAAATAACTGCACCCATGAAGATGAAGTGTTCAGTCTTGTTGGAAGGAACAAGGCCaggctttctgaaaaacatgtgGGAATTGCGCTGAATGTGCTGTGGCAATTGCAAAAGAAGAGGCCTCTTCTGTTAAGGACTAGTGACTATGTAAGAAATCACTCCCAGTTTCTTGCTCTTTGCATTTTAGCAGAAAACAAGGTACAGCACATGGAAGATGAGGTGATAGTGGACACCCTGTACAGTATTCAGAG GCTCAATGTTGAAGACCATGATTCTCTAGCAGAAGTGCTTGTTACAGAAGCATGGAAAAGATTAGAAAG ACTTAGTTTACCAGCTCTATCGAAATTTGCACTGTGTTTATACAAGCAGCGCAGACAGTTTAGTCCCCTAATTGGCAAAATAGCTCATATTGTGGACATGAAACTGGATTCTATAGAGGACATAAG GATTTTGTCAGTTTTGATGATCAGCATATCTGATGTTATCTCACAGAGTTTTCGAGATCGATTACTACAGAAGGCTGAACACCTCTTAGGAGAAGAGGATGAAGTCTACTTCAATTACGCCAAAAGAGTAACACAGTTTCTTCAAAATGTTAAACTGACGTACTATCCATTGCTAGAAAAATGTAATAAGATTTTCCTTAAAAGTGCCTCCCAGCTTGATTTACAcaatattagtattatttttggACTGTATGAGCAGCTGGGTTTTGACAGTGCTGAATTCCGCTTGGTTGCTAAACAGCTGCTGTCTGAATCAATAGATGATTATCACGATCCTGAAAcctttgcaaaattattttttattcttggGCCTATGGCCGGATCCAAGGTGAGAGAAAG gTTGCTAGTAACTGCAGCGCACATGGCAGAAGAATTTAGCAGTCATCAGGTGTTGGCGATACTAAAGACCATGCAGAAAATGAGATGTAGGAATTCTCATCTActcaaaaa AATGGTTTCTGTTCTGCACAAACACTTGGATAGCTATCATGTATTACAGTTGATAAAGTTAACACAGTATTTGATGTTGTTGCGTTGCCACGATCCGGAGCTGTTTGCCAAACTAAAAATGTTGCTATTTGG ctttttaaaatctagtGTCATATCTGCTGATACTGCTGCAACAATTCGTGTTCTGGCCTTGCTTCCTTCGTCTCAAGTAGAAGAAATCATTGTAAACAAGGCAACAGCAATTCTACCTCAGTGCAGTCTCTATCATTTGAATTATATTGCTACAGCACTTGTCAAATGGAATCACTATGACCAGTTGCACTGGCAAAACACTTCAGAGCTATGTGTAAAgcttctgcagaaaataaatgactgtGGATTTCAGAGGCTTCACAAAGCTGGGAATGTAAATCTTCTGTTGGAAGAACTCACACATGTGAATGGAGAGTGGTTTCAGGAGGTCATCAGGGAGGAAACTGTGGCCACATGTCAGCGCTTGATAGACCAAATAACATGGAAAAATGTATTacagttatctttttttctcataaaaacaaaccaccGCTGTCCTTCATTACTTGACAGAATAGCATCTGTGACTGTTGAAAATACAGACAAG aTCCACCCCTTTGAAATGTATTCTattctctgccttttctctATTCTGAACTATGATCCACCTGGCAATGAAGAGTTCTTTGACAGTTGTATCCAACATCTTACTTCTAACTTGA GTTGTTTTGAAACTCACCACTTGGTGCTGCTTGGTCATGTTTTGGCAGTGGCTGGTTATTTTCCTCCAGCTCTGATAAAGACaatatttaatgtttctttcCTAAGCAAATTGGATGCTCAACTTGAAG TCCTGTCTGATACCTTAAAGCAGAGGGTCCGCTCACGCCTTATGAAACTGAACAGAGCAGTCTGTCTGGAATGCCCAGAGTTTCACATCCCTTGGTTTCATGAGCACTATTGCCACCATAGCTTTTATACAG GTAGGAGCCGAATAAATCCACTGCGACAGCACGTTCACAAAATGCTGGCAGAGATCTTAGGAGGAAGCCATTATACAAGAGTGTCTGTTCTCACACCATACTACTATGAAATAG ATTTTGAGTGCATtctggataaaaataaaaagcctcttTCCTATATGCCTCAGAATATGCTTCTGAGTGCTTTGGAGGGAATACACTGGAGACGTGACATCAAGGTTGAAGGGAGAAAGGCTCTGCCACCAGGGGCTCAGAG AATTGCTTTGGAACTTCTTGATTCAAAAGCTTTTATCAAAGATTCACATCACCTGAAAGGAGAAGCTGCGGTGAAAAAACGACACCTGGAAATGCTGGGGTACCGAGTCATTCAG ATTCCTCACTTTGAATGGAATTCTATGGTTTTGTCTACAAAAG AACAGAGATAA
- the FASTKD1 gene encoding FAST kinase domain-containing protein 1, mitochondrial isoform X2: MLCLRKVCLFPLRRYQARTLSSDLLLSQINNCTHEDEVFSLVGRNKARLSEKHVGIALNVLWQLQKKRPLLLRTSDYVRNHSQFLALCILAENKVQHMEDEVIVDTLYSIQRLNVEDHDSLAEVLVTEAWKRLERLSLPALSKFALCLYKQRRQFSPLIGKIAHIVDMKLDSIEDIRILSVLMISISDVISQSFRDRLLQKAEHLLGEEDEVYFNYAKRVTQFLQNVKLTYYPLLEKCNKIFLKSASQLDLHNISIIFGLYEQLGFDSAEFRLVAKQLLSESIDDYHDPETFAKLFFILGPMAGSKVRERLLVTAAHMAEEFSSHQVLAILKTMQKMRCRNSHLLKKMVSVLHKHLDSYHVLQLIKLTQYLMLLRCHDPELFAKLKMLLFGFLKSSVISADTAATIRVLALLPSSQVEEIIVNKATAILPQCSLYHLNYIATALVKWNHYDQLHWQNTSELCVKLLQKINDCGFQRLHKAGNVNLLLEELTHVNGEWFQEVIREETVATCQRLIDQITWKNVLQLSFFLIKTNHRCPSLLDRIASVTVENTDKIHPFEMYSILCLFSILNYDPPGNEEFFDSCIQHLTSNLSCFETHHLVLLGHVLAVAGYFPPALIKTIFNVSFLSKLDAQLEVLSDTLKQRVRSRLMKLNRAVCLECPEFHIPWFHEHYCHHSFYTGRSRINPLRQHVHKMLAEILGGSHYTRVSVLTPYYYEIDFECILDKNKKPLSYMPQNMLLSALEGIHWRRDIKVEGRKALPPGAQRIALELLDSKAFIKDSHHLKGEAAVKKRHLEMLGYRVIQNRDNMGDCVRGGCCVVRNLQLLAFSTL; the protein is encoded by the exons ATGCTTTGTTTGAGGAAGGTTTGCTTGTTTCCACTAAGACGTTACCAAGCTCGAACTCTGAGTAGTGATCTGCTTTTGAGCCAGATAAATAACTGCACCCATGAAGATGAAGTGTTCAGTCTTGTTGGAAGGAACAAGGCCaggctttctgaaaaacatgtgGGAATTGCGCTGAATGTGCTGTGGCAATTGCAAAAGAAGAGGCCTCTTCTGTTAAGGACTAGTGACTATGTAAGAAATCACTCCCAGTTTCTTGCTCTTTGCATTTTAGCAGAAAACAAGGTACAGCACATGGAAGATGAGGTGATAGTGGACACCCTGTACAGTATTCAGAG GCTCAATGTTGAAGACCATGATTCTCTAGCAGAAGTGCTTGTTACAGAAGCATGGAAAAGATTAGAAAG ACTTAGTTTACCAGCTCTATCGAAATTTGCACTGTGTTTATACAAGCAGCGCAGACAGTTTAGTCCCCTAATTGGCAAAATAGCTCATATTGTGGACATGAAACTGGATTCTATAGAGGACATAAG GATTTTGTCAGTTTTGATGATCAGCATATCTGATGTTATCTCACAGAGTTTTCGAGATCGATTACTACAGAAGGCTGAACACCTCTTAGGAGAAGAGGATGAAGTCTACTTCAATTACGCCAAAAGAGTAACACAGTTTCTTCAAAATGTTAAACTGACGTACTATCCATTGCTAGAAAAATGTAATAAGATTTTCCTTAAAAGTGCCTCCCAGCTTGATTTACAcaatattagtattatttttggACTGTATGAGCAGCTGGGTTTTGACAGTGCTGAATTCCGCTTGGTTGCTAAACAGCTGCTGTCTGAATCAATAGATGATTATCACGATCCTGAAAcctttgcaaaattattttttattcttggGCCTATGGCCGGATCCAAGGTGAGAGAAAG gTTGCTAGTAACTGCAGCGCACATGGCAGAAGAATTTAGCAGTCATCAGGTGTTGGCGATACTAAAGACCATGCAGAAAATGAGATGTAGGAATTCTCATCTActcaaaaa AATGGTTTCTGTTCTGCACAAACACTTGGATAGCTATCATGTATTACAGTTGATAAAGTTAACACAGTATTTGATGTTGTTGCGTTGCCACGATCCGGAGCTGTTTGCCAAACTAAAAATGTTGCTATTTGG ctttttaaaatctagtGTCATATCTGCTGATACTGCTGCAACAATTCGTGTTCTGGCCTTGCTTCCTTCGTCTCAAGTAGAAGAAATCATTGTAAACAAGGCAACAGCAATTCTACCTCAGTGCAGTCTCTATCATTTGAATTATATTGCTACAGCACTTGTCAAATGGAATCACTATGACCAGTTGCACTGGCAAAACACTTCAGAGCTATGTGTAAAgcttctgcagaaaataaatgactgtGGATTTCAGAGGCTTCACAAAGCTGGGAATGTAAATCTTCTGTTGGAAGAACTCACACATGTGAATGGAGAGTGGTTTCAGGAGGTCATCAGGGAGGAAACTGTGGCCACATGTCAGCGCTTGATAGACCAAATAACATGGAAAAATGTATTacagttatctttttttctcataaaaacaaaccaccGCTGTCCTTCATTACTTGACAGAATAGCATCTGTGACTGTTGAAAATACAGACAAG aTCCACCCCTTTGAAATGTATTCTattctctgccttttctctATTCTGAACTATGATCCACCTGGCAATGAAGAGTTCTTTGACAGTTGTATCCAACATCTTACTTCTAACTTGA GTTGTTTTGAAACTCACCACTTGGTGCTGCTTGGTCATGTTTTGGCAGTGGCTGGTTATTTTCCTCCAGCTCTGATAAAGACaatatttaatgtttctttcCTAAGCAAATTGGATGCTCAACTTGAAG TCCTGTCTGATACCTTAAAGCAGAGGGTCCGCTCACGCCTTATGAAACTGAACAGAGCAGTCTGTCTGGAATGCCCAGAGTTTCACATCCCTTGGTTTCATGAGCACTATTGCCACCATAGCTTTTATACAG GTAGGAGCCGAATAAATCCACTGCGACAGCACGTTCACAAAATGCTGGCAGAGATCTTAGGAGGAAGCCATTATACAAGAGTGTCTGTTCTCACACCATACTACTATGAAATAG ATTTTGAGTGCATtctggataaaaataaaaagcctcttTCCTATATGCCTCAGAATATGCTTCTGAGTGCTTTGGAGGGAATACACTGGAGACGTGACATCAAGGTTGAAGGGAGAAAGGCTCTGCCACCAGGGGCTCAGAG AATTGCTTTGGAACTTCTTGATTCAAAAGCTTTTATCAAAGATTCACATCACCTGAAAGGAGAAGCTGCGGTGAAAAAACGACACCTGGAAATGCTGGGGTACCGAGTCATTCAG AACAGAGATAACATGGGTGACTGTGTCAGGGGAGGGTGTTGTGTGGTGAGGAACCTCcagctgcttgctttttctaCCCTGTGA
- the FASTKD1 gene encoding FAST kinase domain-containing protein 1, mitochondrial isoform X4 — translation MTFRLSLPALSKFALCLYKQRRQFSPLIGKIAHIVDMKLDSIEDIRILSVLMISISDVISQSFRDRLLQKAEHLLGEEDEVYFNYAKRVTQFLQNVKLTYYPLLEKCNKIFLKSASQLDLHNISIIFGLYEQLGFDSAEFRLVAKQLLSESIDDYHDPETFAKLFFILGPMAGSKVRERLLVTAAHMAEEFSSHQVLAILKTMQKMRCRNSHLLKKMVSVLHKHLDSYHVLQLIKLTQYLMLLRCHDPELFAKLKMLLFGFLKSSVISADTAATIRVLALLPSSQVEEIIVNKATAILPQCSLYHLNYIATALVKWNHYDQLHWQNTSELCVKLLQKINDCGFQRLHKAGNVNLLLEELTHVNGEWFQEVIREETVATCQRLIDQITWKNVLQLSFFLIKTNHRCPSLLDRIASVTVENTDKIHPFEMYSILCLFSILNYDPPGNEEFFDSCIQHLTSNLSCFETHHLVLLGHVLAVAGYFPPALIKTIFNVSFLSKLDAQLEVLSDTLKQRVRSRLMKLNRAVCLECPEFHIPWFHEHYCHHSFYTGRSRINPLRQHVHKMLAEILGGSHYTRVSVLTPYYYEIDFECILDKNKKPLSYMPQNMLLSALEGIHWRRDIKVEGRKALPPGAQRIALELLDSKAFIKDSHHLKGEAAVKKRHLEMLGYRVIQIPHFEWNSMVLSTKGEQLEYLRRCLYETQ, via the exons ATGACATTCAG ACTTAGTTTACCAGCTCTATCGAAATTTGCACTGTGTTTATACAAGCAGCGCAGACAGTTTAGTCCCCTAATTGGCAAAATAGCTCATATTGTGGACATGAAACTGGATTCTATAGAGGACATAAG GATTTTGTCAGTTTTGATGATCAGCATATCTGATGTTATCTCACAGAGTTTTCGAGATCGATTACTACAGAAGGCTGAACACCTCTTAGGAGAAGAGGATGAAGTCTACTTCAATTACGCCAAAAGAGTAACACAGTTTCTTCAAAATGTTAAACTGACGTACTATCCATTGCTAGAAAAATGTAATAAGATTTTCCTTAAAAGTGCCTCCCAGCTTGATTTACAcaatattagtattatttttggACTGTATGAGCAGCTGGGTTTTGACAGTGCTGAATTCCGCTTGGTTGCTAAACAGCTGCTGTCTGAATCAATAGATGATTATCACGATCCTGAAAcctttgcaaaattattttttattcttggGCCTATGGCCGGATCCAAGGTGAGAGAAAG gTTGCTAGTAACTGCAGCGCACATGGCAGAAGAATTTAGCAGTCATCAGGTGTTGGCGATACTAAAGACCATGCAGAAAATGAGATGTAGGAATTCTCATCTActcaaaaa AATGGTTTCTGTTCTGCACAAACACTTGGATAGCTATCATGTATTACAGTTGATAAAGTTAACACAGTATTTGATGTTGTTGCGTTGCCACGATCCGGAGCTGTTTGCCAAACTAAAAATGTTGCTATTTGG ctttttaaaatctagtGTCATATCTGCTGATACTGCTGCAACAATTCGTGTTCTGGCCTTGCTTCCTTCGTCTCAAGTAGAAGAAATCATTGTAAACAAGGCAACAGCAATTCTACCTCAGTGCAGTCTCTATCATTTGAATTATATTGCTACAGCACTTGTCAAATGGAATCACTATGACCAGTTGCACTGGCAAAACACTTCAGAGCTATGTGTAAAgcttctgcagaaaataaatgactgtGGATTTCAGAGGCTTCACAAAGCTGGGAATGTAAATCTTCTGTTGGAAGAACTCACACATGTGAATGGAGAGTGGTTTCAGGAGGTCATCAGGGAGGAAACTGTGGCCACATGTCAGCGCTTGATAGACCAAATAACATGGAAAAATGTATTacagttatctttttttctcataaaaacaaaccaccGCTGTCCTTCATTACTTGACAGAATAGCATCTGTGACTGTTGAAAATACAGACAAG aTCCACCCCTTTGAAATGTATTCTattctctgccttttctctATTCTGAACTATGATCCACCTGGCAATGAAGAGTTCTTTGACAGTTGTATCCAACATCTTACTTCTAACTTGA GTTGTTTTGAAACTCACCACTTGGTGCTGCTTGGTCATGTTTTGGCAGTGGCTGGTTATTTTCCTCCAGCTCTGATAAAGACaatatttaatgtttctttcCTAAGCAAATTGGATGCTCAACTTGAAG TCCTGTCTGATACCTTAAAGCAGAGGGTCCGCTCACGCCTTATGAAACTGAACAGAGCAGTCTGTCTGGAATGCCCAGAGTTTCACATCCCTTGGTTTCATGAGCACTATTGCCACCATAGCTTTTATACAG GTAGGAGCCGAATAAATCCACTGCGACAGCACGTTCACAAAATGCTGGCAGAGATCTTAGGAGGAAGCCATTATACAAGAGTGTCTGTTCTCACACCATACTACTATGAAATAG ATTTTGAGTGCATtctggataaaaataaaaagcctcttTCCTATATGCCTCAGAATATGCTTCTGAGTGCTTTGGAGGGAATACACTGGAGACGTGACATCAAGGTTGAAGGGAGAAAGGCTCTGCCACCAGGGGCTCAGAG AATTGCTTTGGAACTTCTTGATTCAAAAGCTTTTATCAAAGATTCACATCACCTGAAAGGAGAAGCTGCGGTGAAAAAACGACACCTGGAAATGCTGGGGTACCGAGTCATTCAG ATTCCTCACTTTGAATGGAATTCTATGGTTTTGTCTACAAAAGGTGAACAGCTAGAGTATCTGAGAAGGTGTCTATATGAAACACAGTGA
- the FASTKD1 gene encoding FAST kinase domain-containing protein 1, mitochondrial isoform X1: MLCLRKVCLFPLRRYQARTLSSDLLLSQINNCTHEDEVFSLVGRNKARLSEKHVGIALNVLWQLQKKRPLLLRTSDYVRNHSQFLALCILAENKVQHMEDEVIVDTLYSIQRLNVEDHDSLAEVLVTEAWKRLERLSLPALSKFALCLYKQRRQFSPLIGKIAHIVDMKLDSIEDIRILSVLMISISDVISQSFRDRLLQKAEHLLGEEDEVYFNYAKRVTQFLQNVKLTYYPLLEKCNKIFLKSASQLDLHNISIIFGLYEQLGFDSAEFRLVAKQLLSESIDDYHDPETFAKLFFILGPMAGSKVRERLLVTAAHMAEEFSSHQVLAILKTMQKMRCRNSHLLKKMVSVLHKHLDSYHVLQLIKLTQYLMLLRCHDPELFAKLKMLLFGFLKSSVISADTAATIRVLALLPSSQVEEIIVNKATAILPQCSLYHLNYIATALVKWNHYDQLHWQNTSELCVKLLQKINDCGFQRLHKAGNVNLLLEELTHVNGEWFQEVIREETVATCQRLIDQITWKNVLQLSFFLIKTNHRCPSLLDRIASVTVENTDKIHPFEMYSILCLFSILNYDPPGNEEFFDSCIQHLTSNLSCFETHHLVLLGHVLAVAGYFPPALIKTIFNVSFLSKLDAQLEVLSDTLKQRVRSRLMKLNRAVCLECPEFHIPWFHEHYCHHSFYTGRSRINPLRQHVHKMLAEILGGSHYTRVSVLTPYYYEIDFECILDKNKKPLSYMPQNMLLSALEGIHWRRDIKVEGRKALPPGAQRIALELLDSKAFIKDSHHLKGEAAVKKRHLEMLGYRVIQIPHFEWNSMVLSTKGEQLEYLRRCLYETQ; encoded by the exons ATGCTTTGTTTGAGGAAGGTTTGCTTGTTTCCACTAAGACGTTACCAAGCTCGAACTCTGAGTAGTGATCTGCTTTTGAGCCAGATAAATAACTGCACCCATGAAGATGAAGTGTTCAGTCTTGTTGGAAGGAACAAGGCCaggctttctgaaaaacatgtgGGAATTGCGCTGAATGTGCTGTGGCAATTGCAAAAGAAGAGGCCTCTTCTGTTAAGGACTAGTGACTATGTAAGAAATCACTCCCAGTTTCTTGCTCTTTGCATTTTAGCAGAAAACAAGGTACAGCACATGGAAGATGAGGTGATAGTGGACACCCTGTACAGTATTCAGAG GCTCAATGTTGAAGACCATGATTCTCTAGCAGAAGTGCTTGTTACAGAAGCATGGAAAAGATTAGAAAG ACTTAGTTTACCAGCTCTATCGAAATTTGCACTGTGTTTATACAAGCAGCGCAGACAGTTTAGTCCCCTAATTGGCAAAATAGCTCATATTGTGGACATGAAACTGGATTCTATAGAGGACATAAG GATTTTGTCAGTTTTGATGATCAGCATATCTGATGTTATCTCACAGAGTTTTCGAGATCGATTACTACAGAAGGCTGAACACCTCTTAGGAGAAGAGGATGAAGTCTACTTCAATTACGCCAAAAGAGTAACACAGTTTCTTCAAAATGTTAAACTGACGTACTATCCATTGCTAGAAAAATGTAATAAGATTTTCCTTAAAAGTGCCTCCCAGCTTGATTTACAcaatattagtattatttttggACTGTATGAGCAGCTGGGTTTTGACAGTGCTGAATTCCGCTTGGTTGCTAAACAGCTGCTGTCTGAATCAATAGATGATTATCACGATCCTGAAAcctttgcaaaattattttttattcttggGCCTATGGCCGGATCCAAGGTGAGAGAAAG gTTGCTAGTAACTGCAGCGCACATGGCAGAAGAATTTAGCAGTCATCAGGTGTTGGCGATACTAAAGACCATGCAGAAAATGAGATGTAGGAATTCTCATCTActcaaaaa AATGGTTTCTGTTCTGCACAAACACTTGGATAGCTATCATGTATTACAGTTGATAAAGTTAACACAGTATTTGATGTTGTTGCGTTGCCACGATCCGGAGCTGTTTGCCAAACTAAAAATGTTGCTATTTGG ctttttaaaatctagtGTCATATCTGCTGATACTGCTGCAACAATTCGTGTTCTGGCCTTGCTTCCTTCGTCTCAAGTAGAAGAAATCATTGTAAACAAGGCAACAGCAATTCTACCTCAGTGCAGTCTCTATCATTTGAATTATATTGCTACAGCACTTGTCAAATGGAATCACTATGACCAGTTGCACTGGCAAAACACTTCAGAGCTATGTGTAAAgcttctgcagaaaataaatgactgtGGATTTCAGAGGCTTCACAAAGCTGGGAATGTAAATCTTCTGTTGGAAGAACTCACACATGTGAATGGAGAGTGGTTTCAGGAGGTCATCAGGGAGGAAACTGTGGCCACATGTCAGCGCTTGATAGACCAAATAACATGGAAAAATGTATTacagttatctttttttctcataaaaacaaaccaccGCTGTCCTTCATTACTTGACAGAATAGCATCTGTGACTGTTGAAAATACAGACAAG aTCCACCCCTTTGAAATGTATTCTattctctgccttttctctATTCTGAACTATGATCCACCTGGCAATGAAGAGTTCTTTGACAGTTGTATCCAACATCTTACTTCTAACTTGA GTTGTTTTGAAACTCACCACTTGGTGCTGCTTGGTCATGTTTTGGCAGTGGCTGGTTATTTTCCTCCAGCTCTGATAAAGACaatatttaatgtttctttcCTAAGCAAATTGGATGCTCAACTTGAAG TCCTGTCTGATACCTTAAAGCAGAGGGTCCGCTCACGCCTTATGAAACTGAACAGAGCAGTCTGTCTGGAATGCCCAGAGTTTCACATCCCTTGGTTTCATGAGCACTATTGCCACCATAGCTTTTATACAG GTAGGAGCCGAATAAATCCACTGCGACAGCACGTTCACAAAATGCTGGCAGAGATCTTAGGAGGAAGCCATTATACAAGAGTGTCTGTTCTCACACCATACTACTATGAAATAG ATTTTGAGTGCATtctggataaaaataaaaagcctcttTCCTATATGCCTCAGAATATGCTTCTGAGTGCTTTGGAGGGAATACACTGGAGACGTGACATCAAGGTTGAAGGGAGAAAGGCTCTGCCACCAGGGGCTCAGAG AATTGCTTTGGAACTTCTTGATTCAAAAGCTTTTATCAAAGATTCACATCACCTGAAAGGAGAAGCTGCGGTGAAAAAACGACACCTGGAAATGCTGGGGTACCGAGTCATTCAG ATTCCTCACTTTGAATGGAATTCTATGGTTTTGTCTACAAAAGGTGAACAGCTAGAGTATCTGAGAAGGTGTCTATATGAAACACAGTGA